The Verrucomicrobium spinosum DSM 4136 = JCM 18804 genome includes a region encoding these proteins:
- a CDS encoding S41 family peptidase, translating into MTVKRQRNGGPNFVPIGPIFPPENLQSVGRQSYGRTADGNGYIHLRDIPGDLPQQLDQILKTLGDIPGLILDMRANGGGGCDHEAVFGRFLAIGPSLGQHRGLSGNSCTGPMVVIIDAGVRSAGETIAGMFKEDVRAYLIGDTPTAGTSSQKQKITTPSGKFTVRFSVRSNMQRFNGGRGIEGIGIPPHELVPTNAVDLTQREDTKIKRATALLKSGFPQGTVKYNTTR; encoded by the coding sequence TTGACCGTCAAACGTCAACGCAATGGCGGCCCAAACTTCGTCCCCATCGGTCCCATCTTCCCGCCAGAAAATCTACAGAGCGTAGGACGCCAGAGCTACGGTCGGACCGCAGACGGTAACGGCTACATCCACCTGCGCGACATCCCAGGAGACCTCCCCCAGCAACTCGATCAGATTTTGAAAACCCTTGGAGACATCCCCGGCCTCATTCTGGACATGCGCGCCAATGGCGGCGGGGGCTGCGATCACGAGGCCGTGTTCGGGCGGTTTCTCGCCATCGGCCCATCGCTCGGTCAGCACCGCGGCCTTTCCGGGAACTCCTGTACGGGCCCCATGGTGGTCATCATCGATGCTGGCGTTCGCTCCGCGGGCGAGACCATTGCTGGCATGTTCAAAGAAGACGTCCGAGCCTACCTGATCGGCGACACTCCCACCGCTGGAACTTCCTCCCAAAAACAAAAGATCACCACCCCCAGTGGAAAATTCACCGTCCGATTCTCCGTCAGAAGCAACATGCAGCGCTTCAACGGTGGACGCGGGATCGAAGGCATCGGCATTCCCCCTCATGAACTGGTGCCAACCAACGCGGTTGATCTCACGCAGCGGGAAGACACAAAGATCAAGCGGGCGACGGCACTCTTGAAATCCGGATTCCCGCAGGGCACCGTGAAATACAACACCACCCGTTAA
- a CDS encoding DUF502 domain-containing protein, translating to MAEPTPPPLRHPIIWVRNKFLAGLALVTPLVVTFWILQIVYATLKQVSIPLLEFFAAIYNQAVPVAWMIDTHDPRLLQFMNFLGFLIPIVFLVALGVMATNVLGVRVVSALEKFLLRIPLVAFIYKFMKQVMDSFKGFGGVKSFKRVVYVDYPSPGLKMLGFVTGQYIDPKSGAGMSAVLLPAALSPMTGLVIVTETSRLEDAPLTVEEAMKLIVSGGLISPKTEEEKRAEAATAAAGKVRSKGKSKAVATSEPVPVPESDFVHLPKADEELLREEGEPLAKTVPAAKAASGAGGEKESATSFTLKGAALASGGNGKL from the coding sequence ATGGCTGAGCCCACACCTCCACCTCTGCGACACCCAATCATCTGGGTGCGCAACAAGTTCCTGGCCGGGCTGGCGCTGGTGACTCCGCTGGTGGTGACCTTCTGGATTCTTCAGATCGTGTATGCGACCCTGAAGCAGGTGAGCATTCCGTTGCTGGAGTTCTTCGCCGCCATCTATAATCAGGCGGTGCCGGTGGCGTGGATGATTGACACCCACGATCCCCGCTTGCTGCAGTTCATGAATTTCCTGGGATTCCTGATCCCCATCGTGTTCCTCGTGGCCTTGGGTGTCATGGCGACGAACGTCCTGGGGGTCAGGGTGGTTTCCGCGCTGGAGAAGTTCCTCCTGCGCATCCCACTGGTCGCCTTCATCTACAAGTTCATGAAACAAGTCATGGACTCGTTCAAGGGGTTTGGAGGGGTCAAAAGCTTCAAGCGGGTGGTGTACGTGGACTACCCCTCCCCGGGCTTGAAGATGCTTGGCTTTGTGACCGGTCAGTATATTGATCCCAAGTCAGGTGCGGGCATGAGTGCCGTGCTGCTCCCTGCCGCCCTCAGTCCCATGACGGGCCTTGTGATCGTTACGGAGACGAGTCGTTTGGAAGATGCCCCATTGACCGTTGAGGAGGCCATGAAACTGATCGTCTCCGGCGGTCTGATCAGCCCGAAAACGGAAGAGGAAAAACGTGCTGAAGCCGCCACCGCTGCGGCAGGGAAGGTGCGAAGCAAAGGGAAATCCAAGGCTGTGGCCACCAGTGAGCCGGTCCCTGTGCCGGAAAGTGATTTCGTGCATCTGCCGAAGGCGGATGAGGAGTTGCTACGGGAGGAAGGGGAGCCGTTGGCGAAGACTGTCCCCGCGGCAAAAGCCGCGAGCGGAGCAGGTGGTGAAAAGGAGTCAGCGACTTCCTTCACTCTCAAAGGGGCTGCTTTGGCCTCTGGGGGGAATGGGAAGCTATGA
- a CDS encoding cytochrome c biogenesis protein produces the protein MIVRSFLSLFLAAVVPATALVAQDPAPAPAAPVPAPAEKVQLPAAPQMADLATVLDPEVVALLAGLPAQESGRIKPLDTIARFRLLRFSGRQSIPVTEDAKSSGKPLTDPVTGKELLNAKGKPYKLSATEWLALTWFRPDIAKDLRVFIVDNSDAIIEIGVKAKNKRDRYSYNELVSGRSNLMKKMQEIREVDSKNRNPVQRALGKLAMDFLDYEMIMGHFDFARDPFGGLAATVPTDILAAGESGKVSVAALVPKIQAHLQAHPEAAAPMNNPWLREYFRAVLGALMSGNSETVLRIFPPDDQKVEIWYGPGSVLQTAIEGTAAKADELKLLAEYENIYRSRMDVAKFKNSLEAFHNHVVKSAAERGESGHIAMELKYHQKDYFYYALILFVAGTIALGLSWVAPEALWGRIVRALCWLLMLAGAGYGTTGIVVRCLIMERPPITTLYETILFIAVSSVWLGLLMEGFGRRAKGLGLAVACLAGMSGLFLSLRFMEMDGADTLQELQAVLITNFWLSTHVPCINLGYAAGMVAAIFSMIYFVMRLFGIAKHKDETSKDISRMAYAFVMAGLFLSLVGTVLGGIWANYSWGRFWGWDPKENGALMIVLMNLIILHARLGGYIREVGFHASNIVLGMIVAFSWFGTNQLGVGLHAYGFTDGVWTWLYRFWALQSAFLVYAVILHFLDKSDKSDKREEGAALPTEMVKG, from the coding sequence ATGATTGTTCGTTCTTTCCTCAGCCTGTTTCTTGCCGCAGTGGTGCCTGCGACCGCGTTGGTGGCGCAAGATCCCGCGCCTGCGCCCGCAGCGCCTGTGCCGGCACCGGCAGAAAAAGTCCAGCTTCCGGCGGCTCCGCAGATGGCGGATCTGGCGACGGTGTTGGACCCGGAAGTCGTTGCTCTGCTGGCTGGCTTGCCGGCCCAGGAGTCTGGGCGAATCAAGCCGTTGGATACGATCGCGCGCTTTCGCTTGCTGCGCTTCAGCGGGCGGCAGTCCATCCCAGTGACGGAGGATGCAAAGTCCTCTGGCAAGCCGCTCACCGATCCGGTCACGGGCAAGGAGTTGCTCAATGCCAAGGGCAAGCCCTACAAATTGAGTGCCACCGAATGGCTGGCTCTCACCTGGTTCCGCCCGGACATTGCGAAGGATCTGCGGGTCTTCATCGTGGACAACTCGGATGCGATCATTGAGATCGGCGTTAAAGCCAAGAACAAGCGGGATCGCTACTCTTACAACGAGCTGGTGTCAGGCCGGTCGAACCTGATGAAAAAGATGCAGGAGATCCGCGAGGTGGACTCCAAGAACCGCAACCCGGTGCAGCGGGCGCTCGGCAAGCTGGCGATGGATTTCCTCGACTACGAAATGATCATGGGGCATTTCGACTTTGCCCGCGATCCGTTTGGCGGTCTGGCCGCCACGGTGCCGACCGACATCCTCGCAGCAGGCGAGAGTGGGAAAGTGAGTGTCGCAGCCTTGGTTCCCAAAATTCAGGCGCATCTACAGGCGCACCCGGAAGCGGCGGCACCTATGAACAATCCTTGGCTGCGCGAGTATTTTCGCGCTGTGTTGGGCGCGCTGATGAGTGGCAATTCGGAAACGGTGCTCCGCATCTTTCCGCCTGACGACCAAAAGGTGGAGATCTGGTACGGGCCGGGTTCTGTGCTGCAGACGGCCATCGAAGGAACCGCGGCCAAGGCGGATGAACTCAAGCTGCTGGCTGAATATGAGAACATTTACCGGAGCCGGATGGATGTGGCCAAGTTCAAAAACAGCCTGGAGGCGTTTCACAATCATGTGGTGAAATCTGCCGCGGAACGTGGGGAGAGCGGTCACATTGCGATGGAGCTGAAGTACCACCAGAAGGACTACTTTTACTATGCGCTTATCCTCTTTGTGGCGGGTACGATTGCGCTGGGATTGAGCTGGGTGGCGCCGGAGGCTCTCTGGGGCAGGATTGTACGCGCCCTGTGCTGGCTGCTCATGCTTGCTGGCGCGGGCTACGGGACCACGGGGATTGTGGTCCGCTGCCTGATCATGGAGCGGCCTCCTATCACGACACTCTATGAGACCATCTTGTTCATCGCGGTTTCATCCGTCTGGCTGGGACTGCTGATGGAGGGGTTTGGTCGTCGGGCCAAGGGGCTCGGGCTGGCGGTGGCCTGTCTGGCGGGGATGTCTGGACTCTTCCTCTCCCTGCGATTCATGGAAATGGACGGCGCTGACACGCTTCAGGAACTGCAGGCGGTGTTGATCACGAACTTCTGGCTGTCCACACATGTGCCCTGTATCAACCTCGGCTACGCAGCTGGCATGGTGGCCGCCATCTTTTCGATGATCTACTTCGTGATGCGACTCTTTGGCATCGCCAAGCACAAGGACGAGACTTCCAAGGACATCAGCCGCATGGCCTACGCCTTTGTAATGGCCGGCCTGTTCCTTTCCCTGGTGGGCACGGTGTTGGGAGGCATCTGGGCCAACTACTCATGGGGTCGCTTCTGGGGATGGGATCCCAAGGAGAACGGAGCGCTCATGATCGTGCTCATGAATCTGATCATTCTGCACGCACGCCTCGGTGGCTATATCCGGGAAGTCGGTTTCCATGCTTCGAACATCGTCTTGGGGATGATCGTGGCGTTTTCCTGGTTTGGCACCAATCAGCTTGGAGTGGGGCTGCATGCGTACGGATTCACGGATGGCGTCTGGACTTGGCTCTACCGCTTCTGGGCTCTGCAATCGGCTTTCCTAGTTTATGCAGTGATCTTGCATTTTCTGGACAAGTCGGACAAGTCGGACAAGCGGGAGGAAGGGGCGGCGCTGCCTACCGAGATGGTGAAGGGATAA
- a CDS encoding cytochrome c biogenesis protein ResB, whose amino-acid sequence MPAVKPTPPPRSAVPLHVKLYHFFASFGLATVVLVFLLLITFLGTLEQVEHGLYDSVRKYFDSFVITSVDLACCLRAMHVHYQGNWNLPVLIPGGMTLMAVLTVNMVLGGLIRIRKTGRTFGVIVTHGSIVFMLVAGLVSFVFKKEGAVRLAEGQVADEFQSFHDVVIEIERLEPVSKDGKRTAMVIPGRQFQDLTGGKARTFVNKDLPFDLMVMNYEVNSAPKKAAGSSTSREVADGYFLQTLKEELEQERNADGAYVKVTPKKGGEAVKGILWRFAAAPFSVKVGDEVYGISLTRKTYKLPFSVRLDDFQREVHPGTERARKFTSVITKITGENEEKKIITMNEPLRDEGFALFQSAFDVGERGGAMVESSTLQVVNNPSDHWPLYAMLATMAGMLGHMIAQLVRFLRKPASRSTKAFQPEASSSASTTNPATP is encoded by the coding sequence ATGCCTGCCGTCAAGCCCACTCCGCCGCCACGATCTGCCGTGCCGCTCCACGTGAAGCTCTATCACTTCTTCGCCTCTTTTGGTCTGGCGACAGTGGTGCTGGTGTTTCTGCTCCTGATCACCTTCCTTGGGACTCTGGAACAGGTGGAGCATGGCCTGTATGACAGTGTGAGGAAGTACTTCGATTCCTTTGTGATCACGAGCGTGGATCTGGCCTGTTGCCTCCGCGCCATGCACGTCCACTATCAGGGCAACTGGAACCTGCCGGTGCTGATTCCAGGCGGCATGACCCTCATGGCGGTCCTGACCGTGAACATGGTCCTTGGGGGGCTCATTCGTATTCGCAAGACAGGCCGCACGTTTGGGGTCATCGTCACTCACGGTTCCATTGTGTTCATGCTGGTGGCGGGGCTTGTCTCCTTCGTCTTCAAGAAAGAGGGAGCGGTGCGACTGGCTGAAGGACAGGTGGCGGATGAGTTTCAGAGCTTTCACGATGTGGTGATTGAGATCGAGCGTCTGGAACCCGTCTCAAAGGATGGGAAGAGGACGGCGATGGTGATTCCCGGACGTCAGTTTCAGGATCTGACGGGTGGCAAGGCCCGCACTTTCGTGAACAAGGATCTTCCTTTCGACCTGATGGTCATGAACTACGAGGTGAACTCTGCCCCCAAAAAGGCGGCAGGTTCCTCAACCAGCCGGGAGGTGGCGGACGGATATTTCCTGCAGACCCTCAAAGAGGAGCTCGAACAGGAGCGCAATGCTGACGGTGCGTATGTGAAGGTCACCCCCAAGAAGGGTGGGGAGGCTGTGAAAGGTATCCTGTGGCGCTTCGCGGCTGCCCCCTTCTCTGTGAAGGTGGGGGACGAGGTCTATGGCATCTCCCTTACAAGAAAGACCTACAAGCTGCCGTTCTCCGTGCGCTTGGATGACTTTCAGCGCGAAGTCCACCCTGGTACGGAGCGCGCGCGCAAGTTTACCAGTGTGATCACCAAGATCACCGGTGAGAACGAAGAGAAGAAGATCATCACCATGAATGAACCGCTGCGCGATGAGGGGTTTGCCTTGTTCCAGTCGGCATTCGATGTGGGCGAGCGGGGAGGCGCCATGGTGGAGTCTTCCACGCTGCAGGTGGTGAACAACCCCTCTGATCACTGGCCGCTCTACGCCATGCTCGCGACGATGGCTGGCATGCTTGGTCACATGATTGCCCAACTGGTCCGCTTCCTCCGTAAACCTGCTTCCCGTTCCACCAAAGCTTTCCAGCCGGAGGCCTCCTCCAGCGCCAGCACCACCAACCCTGCCACGCCATGA